One Vicugna pacos chromosome X, VicPac4, whole genome shotgun sequence DNA window includes the following coding sequences:
- the LOC116277464 gene encoding spermatid nuclear transition protein 4, with translation MTKVSRKPQEPRTAAVKSSLRIKEKKTLCQPRSRDGVKVPKTTMKVKRSCQRNSRKKIQTSATQSKKLKTDRKPKMVACYYMPNKKLNQSKKMNQNKRQNQNKGQAQPVPEQETLEKPMLNKKLNQSKKMNQNKRQNQNKGQAQPVPEQETLEKPTTSYNL, from the exons ATGACTAAGGTAAGCAGGAAACCACAGGAGCCAAGAACAGCTGCAGTAAAATCCAGTCTGAGGATCAAAGAGAAGAAGACCCTCTGTCAACCAAGGTCCAGAGATGGTGTCAAA GTACCGAAGACAACCATGAAAGTCAAAAGATCCTGTCAAaggaattcaagaaaaaaaattcaaacatctGCCACTCAGTCTAAAAAACTTAAAACAGACAGAAAACCAAAAATGGTGGCCTGTTACTATATGCCTAACAAGAAATTGAAtcaaagtaagaaaatgaatcaaaataagAGGCAGAATCAAAATAAGGGACAAGCTCAACCTGTCCCAGAACAAGAGACCCTGGAGAAGCCCATGCTTAACAAGAAATTGAAtcaaagtaagaaaatgaatcaaaataagAGGCAGAATCAAAATAAGGGACAAGCTCAACCTGTCCCAGAACAAGAGACCCTGGAGAAGCCCACCACTTCATATAACCTGTGA